One part of the Brachyspira sp. SAP_772 genome encodes these proteins:
- a CDS encoding DUF2723 domain-containing protein, translating to MAKLSHLEKEYIKANYKNKSIDELTKKLEKDRELIEEYINNLQNNQKNKEKNNKKEKANKEKSENIFSKLFSKSSNSEPIFKKYEIKPYHLSKIDIIFSAAAFLFTFLLYLFTLTPSLSAGDNGELTTAAYFLGVGHAPGYPFYTLMSKLFTYIPFGNIAWRTNLFSGTCGAISMIFFYLIMVKVLGQNRIERGFSPVVHIPALLASIAFAISDNMWAQATMAEVYSLNILQIASMLLILIYWFEAVWQHANDDVPYYGNKYLMAFGFLYGVALANHHVTLPFAFAPLLFIAVVLFLVHKDRYIENIETPFISIFVFLILLFIGGFGYYRFIMNYEAYLYFPPGVASDDSIFSILFKPFTDMNILSDIFTALANGSYLRPDMIQNLKAPFYPTLYKGMFLVFWPLFLVVVWVLVYRYFLCKIDKFNNDNDFITGISFSYYKMLLMLAVGVMIYAYMPIRARALPPLNWGQLNEPSGWENLSYLFSMIHRKQYGASGNDIAAAFILHPEQVSALINIFKTQLTVLGLLFLIPGLFQIFKKNKFIGIFSVFGLLSFAVSLMAYTNPPPSVRTLSFVEVFFLPATLYMIVIVGFGIQWYMEYFNTNIKNVLKKPSEETTDTKLKPYHAISLAAIFAIMIPIFVMNLSRNNNSKDFSNHDYSYNMMNSLPDNAIFATEGGDNQVFGLVYYTMVERRRPDLKIYDQKGNVFERIYGNLMKTDGRWLGSISDAVDKDFIDSGRPYYMAWRRDGLERLGDYYFKAYGLVFKVQPIKYALVDELEFFKVLTVNDYKAIAKEHLKRNYENDKVSSDLNALLDEGLISVERKNNYNGNEEITFVKMYELPFPELKTEEDYWDSYTMKGTAEEISHYDFLTREIFVSSYSLAKIDMYNRRIKTYQKLLGFMGNGNVAKNGITREEADAKIEEYKNLKRQEEERMLTIGFDMSNVYFAIGNQAILDGDYERATVMYEELIKLEKLIYPAYFNLAASYEYLARSKDTPYEKEAEYLNKAKDVMDRAEKTFHRGKDIGDAARAQNATYQQIMQFNNRLDLQLRTTRQQADTLKQQAIAENTFDSYTAYANYIYQNRQDLDETIWAKNEAKKRAVNNTQLINVNKELAILYANIGDVNTGINILNDTLNLPNITRDDRRGIDFDLASIYLNQKRYNEALNIYSKYTNDLTQDGAFALYAIGHIYVEQNMIVEALNIYNDFKARMSPLAKDNQVIANLDRDVESRRLQIMQYLGTVGVPNQ from the coding sequence ATGGCTAAACTTTCGCATCTTGAAAAAGAGTATATTAAAGCTAATTACAAAAATAAAAGCATTGATGAGCTTACAAAAAAATTAGAAAAAGACAGAGAGTTAATAGAAGAATATATTAACAACCTGCAAAACAATCAAAAAAATAAAGAAAAAAATAATAAAAAAGAAAAAGCTAATAAAGAAAAAAGTGAAAACATATTTTCTAAATTATTCTCAAAATCATCTAACAGCGAACCAATATTTAAAAAGTACGAAATAAAACCCTATCACCTTTCAAAGATAGATATAATATTTTCTGCTGCAGCATTTTTGTTTACATTTTTGCTTTATTTGTTTACATTAACGCCTTCGCTTTCGGCAGGTGATAATGGAGAGCTTACAACGGCAGCTTACTTCTTGGGAGTAGGGCATGCTCCGGGATATCCTTTTTATACTTTAATGTCTAAACTATTTACTTATATACCATTTGGAAACATTGCTTGGAGGACAAACCTATTTTCTGGTACTTGCGGTGCTATATCAATGATTTTCTTCTATCTTATTATGGTTAAAGTATTAGGACAAAACAGAATTGAGAGAGGTTTTTCTCCTGTAGTTCATATACCAGCACTTTTGGCAAGTATTGCTTTTGCTATATCTGATAATATGTGGGCACAGGCTACTATGGCTGAAGTTTATAGCTTAAATATTCTTCAAATAGCTTCTATGCTTTTAATACTTATTTATTGGTTTGAGGCAGTGTGGCAGCATGCTAATGATGATGTGCCTTACTATGGAAATAAATATTTAATGGCTTTTGGTTTTCTTTATGGGGTAGCACTTGCTAATCACCATGTTACTTTGCCATTTGCTTTTGCTCCGCTTTTGTTTATAGCTGTGGTATTATTCTTAGTTCATAAAGACAGATACATAGAAAATATTGAAACTCCTTTTATATCTATATTTGTGTTTTTAATATTACTCTTTATAGGCGGGTTTGGATACTATAGATTTATTATGAATTATGAGGCTTATTTATATTTCCCTCCGGGTGTAGCTTCTGATGATTCTATATTCTCTATACTCTTTAAGCCTTTCACAGATATGAATATTTTAAGCGACATATTTACAGCACTTGCTAATGGTTCTTATTTAAGACCAGATATGATACAAAACTTAAAAGCTCCTTTCTACCCAACACTTTATAAAGGAATGTTCTTAGTATTTTGGCCTTTATTTTTAGTTGTTGTTTGGGTGTTAGTTTATAGATATTTCTTGTGCAAGATAGATAAGTTTAATAATGATAATGATTTTATCACAGGCATATCATTTTCTTATTATAAAATGCTTTTAATGCTTGCAGTTGGCGTTATGATATATGCCTACATGCCTATAAGAGCAAGGGCTTTACCTCCTCTAAACTGGGGACAGTTGAATGAACCTAGCGGATGGGAGAATTTAAGCTATTTATTTAGTATGATACACAGAAAACAGTATGGTGCTTCTGGTAACGATATTGCAGCAGCATTCATTCTTCACCCAGAGCAAGTATCTGCTTTAATTAATATATTTAAAACTCAATTAACTGTTTTAGGTTTATTATTCTTAATACCGGGGTTATTCCAAATATTTAAGAAAAATAAGTTTATAGGAATATTCTCTGTATTTGGACTTTTAAGTTTTGCTGTATCACTTATGGCATATACTAACCCTCCTCCAAGTGTAAGAACTTTATCATTTGTTGAGGTATTTTTCTTGCCTGCTACTTTATATATGATTGTAATAGTTGGCTTTGGTATACAGTGGTATATGGAATATTTTAATACTAATATAAAAAATGTATTAAAAAAACCTTCTGAAGAGACTACAGATACAAAATTAAAGCCTTATCATGCAATATCACTTGCGGCAATATTTGCAATAATGATACCTATATTTGTAATGAATTTAAGCCGCAACAACAACTCAAAAGATTTTAGTAATCACGACTATTCATATAATATGATGAACTCACTTCCAGACAATGCAATATTTGCAACAGAGGGAGGAGATAACCAAGTATTCGGTCTTGTTTACTACACTATGGTTGAAAGAAGAAGGCCAGATTTAAAAATATATGACCAGAAGGGTAATGTATTTGAGAGAATATACGGTAACCTTATGAAAACAGACGGCAGATGGCTTGGAAGCATAAGCGATGCTGTTGATAAGGATTTTATAGACAGCGGCAGACCTTATTATATGGCTTGGAGAAGAGATGGGCTTGAAAGACTTGGAGATTATTACTTTAAGGCTTATGGGCTTGTATTTAAAGTTCAGCCTATAAAATATGCTTTAGTTGATGAATTAGAGTTTTTTAAGGTTCTTACTGTTAATGATTATAAGGCAATAGCAAAAGAGCATTTAAAAAGAAATTATGAGAATGATAAAGTTTCTTCAGATTTGAATGCTTTGCTTGATGAAGGTCTAATATCAGTAGAGAGAAAAAATAATTATAACGGCAATGAAGAGATAACTTTTGTAAAAATGTATGAGCTTCCTTTCCCAGAATTAAAAACAGAGGAAGATTATTGGGATAGCTACACTATGAAAGGAACTGCTGAAGAGATTTCTCATTATGACTTTTTAACTAGAGAGATTTTTGTAAGTTCTTATTCACTTGCTAAAATAGATATGTATAACAGAAGAATAAAAACATATCAAAAATTGCTTGGTTTTATGGGTAATGGAAACGTTGCTAAAAACGGTATTACAAGAGAAGAGGCTGATGCAAAAATAGAAGAGTATAAAAATCTTAAAAGACAAGAAGAAGAGAGAATGCTTACTATAGGCTTTGATATGTCTAATGTTTACTTTGCTATAGGTAATCAAGCTATATTAGATGGTGATTATGAAAGAGCTACTGTGATGTATGAAGAGCTTATAAAGCTTGAAAAACTTATTTATCCTGCTTATTTCAACTTGGCTGCTTCTTATGAATATTTAGCACGCTCTAAAGATACTCCTTATGAGAAAGAGGCTGAATATTTAAATAAAGCTAAAGATGTAATGGATAGAGCAGAGAAGACTTTCCATAGAGGTAAAGATATTGGAGATGCAGCAAGAGCACAAAACGCTACCTATCAGCAGATAATGCAGTTTAATAATAGATTAGATTTACAGCTTAGAACTACAAGACAGCAGGCAGATACTCTAAAACAACAGGCTATAGCTGAAAACACTTTTGATAGTTACACTGCTTATGCTAATTATATTTATCAAAATAGACAAGATTTAGATGAAACAATTTGGGCTAAAAACGAAGCTAAAAAGAGAGCAGTTAATAATACTCAATTAATAAATGTTAATAAAGAGCTTGCTATACTTTATGCTAATATTGGAGATGTTAATACTGGTATCAATATATTAAATGATACTTTAAATCTTCCTAATATTACAAGAGATGATAGAAGGGGCATAGATTTTGATTTGGCTAGTATTTATCTTAATCAAAAAAGATATAATGAAGCCCTAAATATATATTCAAAATATACCAATGATTTAACTCAGGACGGTGCTTTTGCTTTGTATGCTATAGGTCATATATATGTTGAGCAGAATATGATTGTTGAGGCACTTAATATTTATAATGATTTTAAGGCTAGAATGTCTCCGCTTGCTAAGGATAATCAGGTGATAGCTAATTTGGATAGAGATGTTGAAAGCAGAAGACTTCAGATAATGCAGTATTTAGGCACTGTTGGTGTTCCTAATCAATAA
- a CDS encoding ABC transporter substrate-binding protein, giving the protein MKKIFIIFSAFIFLLSCSGGSDTNKKKIVYWSMWNETESQGQAVKAAIEDYMSKHPDIEVEINFNGREIRKTLQPALDNGQTIDFWDENIERTTKNWGKYALKLDDYITNVYDTTDGKPYEDVIIKSLLDLGRSFSEDGSLYAVPYQPFVFLFNYNKKIFREAGIEKVPETWQEFKDACAKIKALGIPPITDDDAEINALLGYHIAKYKGTEFVQQLVTEGLWDDPIVLKAAQDWQEMVELGYVSPKVAGNKFPAGRHELARGEAAMFLNGTWVPNFVMETAGEDFEWGQFPYPTVEGGTDGLYDMHYGSQSFQINKDTKYPKEVFDLIVHLTTGKWDEEIAKRSYALPVSSTTTYWTKQLEDTKEIFPRLGKYYPLDGGIDVNTEKTPIINANVIKLMSGQITAEEFIAEMKK; this is encoded by the coding sequence ATGAAAAAAATATTTATTATTTTCTCAGCTTTTATTTTTTTGTTATCCTGTTCAGGCGGCAGTGATACAAATAAGAAAAAAATTGTTTATTGGTCTATGTGGAATGAAACAGAATCTCAAGGTCAGGCAGTGAAAGCTGCTATTGAAGATTATATGTCTAAGCACCCTGATATAGAAGTAGAGATAAATTTCAATGGACGTGAAATAAGAAAAACGCTTCAGCCAGCTTTAGATAATGGTCAGACTATAGATTTCTGGGATGAAAATATAGAAAGAACTACTAAAAATTGGGGCAAATATGCTTTAAAATTAGACGATTATATCACTAATGTTTATGATACTACAGATGGCAAACCTTATGAAGATGTTATTATAAAATCATTACTTGATTTAGGAAGATCTTTTTCTGAAGATGGTTCATTATATGCAGTTCCTTATCAGCCTTTTGTATTTTTATTCAATTATAACAAAAAAATATTTAGAGAAGCAGGAATTGAAAAAGTACCTGAAACTTGGCAGGAGTTTAAAGATGCATGTGCTAAAATAAAAGCTTTAGGAATACCTCCTATTACTGATGATGATGCTGAAATTAATGCTTTATTAGGATATCATATAGCCAAATATAAAGGAACAGAGTTTGTTCAACAATTAGTTACAGAAGGTTTATGGGATGACCCTATAGTATTAAAAGCAGCTCAAGATTGGCAGGAGATGGTAGAATTAGGATATGTATCTCCTAAAGTTGCAGGAAATAAATTCCCAGCAGGAAGGCATGAATTAGCAAGAGGAGAAGCAGCAATGTTTTTAAATGGTACTTGGGTTCCTAACTTTGTAATGGAAACTGCAGGAGAAGACTTTGAATGGGGACAATTCCCTTATCCTACTGTAGAAGGCGGAACAGATGGACTTTATGATATGCATTATGGAAGTCAGTCATTTCAAATAAATAAAGATACTAAATATCCAAAAGAAGTTTTTGATTTAATAGTACATCTTACTACAGGAAAATGGGATGAGGAAATAGCAAAACGTTCTTATGCTCTTCCTGTTTCAAGTACAACTACATATTGGACAAAACAGCTTGAAGATACTAAAGAAATATTCCCAAGATTAGGCAAATATTATCCTTTAGATGGCGGAATAGATGTTAATACAGAAAAAACTCCTATAATCAATGCTAATGTTATTAAATTGATGTCAGGTCAGATAACAGCAGAAGAGTTTATTGCTGAAATGAAAAAATAA
- a CDS encoding NADP-dependent oxidoreductase, translating into MKAIQIKKYSKDINVEIANIPIPNISDNEVLIKVKAAAVNPLEILILTGAVRLIQDYKMPLTLGNECSGIVESVGKNVTDFKAGDKVYTRLPISKIGAFAEYVAVDSKFVSCMPKDYDFITSAAIPLTALTAYQAFTEELDAKSGETVLITGGSGSFGELAVPIAKYLGLNIIVSGNERLKEHFINLGADKYISYNKENYSELVSNIDHVIDTLGANEFDKELSVLKKGGRLLSLRTSPNKKFAEDNNFPFIKKLLFSLAGYKYDKKAMKEQKEYRFMFVRADGEQLRKITKIVEDKNIKPKIYSTIFNMDNASEALRTVIKKHTDGKIIISI; encoded by the coding sequence ATGAAAGCTATACAAATAAAAAAATATTCAAAAGATATAAATGTAGAAATTGCAAATATTCCAATTCCTAATATTTCTGACAATGAGGTATTAATTAAAGTAAAAGCTGCGGCAGTAAATCCTCTTGAAATATTGATATTAACAGGTGCTGTAAGACTTATACAAGATTATAAAATGCCTTTGACATTAGGTAATGAATGTTCTGGAATAGTTGAAAGTGTAGGAAAAAATGTAACCGATTTTAAAGCGGGAGATAAAGTTTATACTCGTTTGCCTATATCAAAAATAGGGGCTTTTGCTGAATATGTTGCAGTAGATAGTAAATTTGTATCTTGCATGCCAAAAGATTATGATTTTATTACATCTGCTGCAATACCTTTAACTGCTCTTACAGCATATCAAGCATTTACAGAAGAATTGGATGCAAAATCTGGTGAAACTGTTTTAATAACTGGAGGCTCTGGAAGTTTTGGAGAGCTTGCCGTTCCAATTGCAAAATATTTAGGTTTAAATATTATAGTTTCTGGTAATGAAAGATTAAAAGAACATTTTATCAATTTAGGGGCTGATAAATATATTAGTTACAATAAAGAAAATTATTCAGAATTAGTTTCAAATATTGATCATGTTATAGATACGCTTGGAGCAAATGAATTTGACAAAGAATTATCAGTATTAAAAAAGGGTGGACGTCTTTTAAGTTTAAGAACTAGCCCAAATAAAAAGTTTGCTGAAGACAATAATTTTCCTTTTATCAAAAAATTATTATTTTCTCTTGCTGGTTATAAATATGATAAAAAAGCAATGAAAGAACAAAAAGAATATCGTTTTATGTTTGTACGTGCTGACGGAGAACAGCTTCGTAAAATTACAAAAATTGTAGAAGATAAAAACATAAAACCAAAAATATATTCTACTATATTTAATATGGATAATGCATCAGAAGCTTTAAGAACTGTTATAAAAAAACATACAGATGGAAAAATAATAATATCTATATAA
- a CDS encoding DUF4234 domain-containing protein, with product MKIEKKPLLNVALLSLITCRVYVIYWITVTTKDINSYMENEYMSPTLACILSIITCGLFDIYWFYKYGNIVFNDMYKKANIDSYGENALVLSLFFLVPFGYIYSVVTLQSKLNIIYDKTNENS from the coding sequence ATGAAAATAGAAAAGAAACCATTATTAAATGTTGCTTTGTTATCGTTAATTACTTGCAGGGTATATGTTATTTATTGGATTACTGTTACAACAAAAGATATTAATAGCTATATGGAAAATGAATATATGTCACCAACATTAGCTTGCATATTATCAATAATAACTTGTGGATTATTTGATATATATTGGTTTTATAAATATGGAAATATTGTTTTTAATGATATGTATAAAAAAGCTAATATTGATAGCTATGGAGAGAATGCTCTTGTATTGTCATTATTTTTTTTAGTTCCTTTTGGGTATATATATTCTGTTGTTACATTGCAGTCTAAGTTAAATATTATTTATGATAAGACTAATGAAAATTCTTAA
- a CDS encoding carbohydrate ABC transporter permease, with product MLNRLGKKIIIDKFFFIMKYIIMSTWCLLIFICIGWIFLASLSTTSDIFDGKLLNSGVNFKNYYKAFVNNRVGIYFLNSIIYSSVSVIGLVLLCSPAAYAIARIDFKLNDILKRIFVLAMGVPGIMIVIPLFGIAATLKLINNRFILILVYIAMHIPFTIFFLISFFKNIPHTFEEAATIDGCSPFRAFWNIMFPLASPGIVTVSIFNFISIWNEYFTALIFASKTNLRPLSIGLFSMIQSMKYTNDFSGMFATVIIVLLPTIFIYIILSKKIISNITAGGINE from the coding sequence ATGTTAAATCGTTTAGGAAAAAAAATAATAATTGATAAGTTCTTTTTTATAATGAAATACATTATAATGAGCACTTGGTGTTTATTAATATTTATATGTATAGGTTGGATATTTTTAGCTTCATTATCTACTACATCAGATATTTTTGATGGAAAACTATTGAACTCTGGAGTAAACTTTAAAAATTATTATAAAGCATTTGTTAATAATAGAGTTGGGATATATTTTTTGAACTCTATTATTTATTCATCTGTATCTGTTATAGGCTTAGTTTTGTTATGTTCTCCTGCTGCTTATGCAATAGCAAGAATAGATTTTAAATTAAATGATATATTAAAAAGAATTTTTGTATTAGCAATGGGGGTGCCCGGAATAATGATAGTAATTCCTCTTTTTGGTATAGCAGCAACTTTAAAATTAATCAATAATAGATTTATATTAATATTAGTTTATATAGCTATGCATATACCTTTTACAATTTTTTTCCTTATATCGTTTTTTAAAAACATACCGCATACATTTGAAGAAGCAGCCACTATAGATGGATGCAGTCCTTTTAGGGCTTTTTGGAATATAATGTTTCCATTGGCATCTCCGGGTATAGTAACTGTATCTATATTTAATTTTATTTCTATATGGAATGAATATTTTACAGCATTGATATTTGCAAGTAAAACTAATTTAAGACCATTATCAATAGGTCTTTTTTCTATGATTCAATCTATGAAGTATACTAATGATTTTTCAGGTATGTTTGCTACTGTTATTATAGTACTTCTTCCTACTATTTTCATTTATATAATACTCTCTAAAAAGATTATATCAAATATTACTGCAGGAGGTATAAACGAATAA
- a CDS encoding carbohydrate ABC transporter permease, with translation MYKKYRKITAIIFVFPALIVFLIAFLYPVFRTGIMSLFYVETISDSIFNWKFVGIDNFVFLFKSNLFLKSLKNVFIIWLIGGLIVFSISLSFASILTFSNMKLKSFFKTLIYLPNIISSVALATMWIYYFYQPDYGFLKSFFTLVGLPQLANIKWASPDYIFMSMLIAYSFSNVGYFMVMFCASMESIPSALYDSASIDGANSFDKFFKITIPLILNAIKSAIVIWSIEAFGMFVWSQIFSPLDPEPGTITPKIYMYFQLFGSNLIVSERNAGLGASICVILSVIALFSFLLVNLFFRDNNK, from the coding sequence ATGTATAAAAAATATAGAAAAATAACTGCTATAATATTTGTATTTCCAGCACTTATTGTGTTTTTAATAGCGTTTTTATATCCTGTATTTAGAACAGGTATTATGAGTTTATTTTATGTTGAAACAATATCAGATAGTATATTTAATTGGAAATTTGTTGGTATAGATAATTTTGTATTTTTATTTAAAAGCAATTTATTTTTAAAATCATTAAAAAATGTATTTATTATATGGCTTATTGGGGGATTAATAGTTTTTTCTATCTCTCTTTCTTTTGCATCTATACTTACATTTTCAAACATGAAGTTGAAATCTTTTTTTAAAACATTAATTTATCTGCCAAATATAATATCTTCTGTTGCTTTGGCCACTATGTGGATTTATTATTTTTATCAGCCTGATTATGGTTTTTTAAAATCATTTTTTACTTTAGTTGGTCTTCCGCAATTAGCTAATATAAAATGGGCTTCTCCAGACTATATATTTATGTCGATGCTTATTGCATATTCTTTTTCTAATGTAGGATATTTTATGGTAATGTTTTGTGCTTCTATGGAATCTATACCTTCAGCATTATATGATTCAGCATCTATAGACGGAGCTAATTCTTTTGATAAATTTTTTAAAATTACAATACCTTTAATATTAAATGCAATAAAAAGTGCCATAGTAATATGGAGTATAGAGGCTTTTGGAATGTTTGTATGGTCTCAAATATTTTCGCCTTTAGATCCTGAACCGGGAACTATTACACCAAAAATATATATGTATTTTCAATTGTTTGGTTCGAATTTAATAGTTTCAGAGAGAAATGCTGGATTGGGGGCTTCTATATGCGTTATACTTTCTGTTATAGCATTATTTTCTTTTTTACTTGTAAATTTATTTTTTAGGGATAATAATAAATAA